The genomic interval ATTAGGGGGACTGTACTTCCTGATTCACTGGGACAGTTCCAGTTTAAGCCAGAtgttcaaaaataattattttagctgTCCCTTTTACTCTCAAAAGCTCTggttatataataaattatatggtcACACCATATGATATGCATACCATTatatttccaagaaaaagaaatgcaaaaaagtaaaatggctgtctgaggaggccttacaaatagctgtgaaaagaagagaagtgaaaagcaaaggagaaaaggaaagatatacccatttgaatgcagagttccaaagaatagcaaggagagataaaaaaaagccTGCTgcagtgattagtgcaaagaaatagaggaaaacaatagaatgggaaagactagagatctcttcaagaaaattagagataccaagggaacatttcatgcaaagatggacacaataaaggacagaaatggtatggacctaacagaagcagaagatattaagaagaggtggcaagaatacgcagaagaactgtacaaaaaagatcttcacaacccagataatcatgatagtgtgatcagtcacctagagccagacatcctggaatgtgaagtcaagtgggcgttaggaagcatcactatgagcaaagctagtggaggtgatggaattccagttgaggtacttcaaatcttaaaagatgatgctgtgaaaatgctgcagtcaatatgccagcaaatttggaaaactcagcagtggccacaggactggaaaaggtcagctttcatgccaatcccaaagaaaggcagtgccaaagaatgctcaaactactgcacaattgcactcatctcacacgctagtaaagtaatgctcaaaattctccaagccaggcttcaacaatacatgaactgtgtacttccagatgttcaagctggttttagaaaaggcagaggaaccagagatcaaatttccaacatctgctggctcatcgaaaaagcaagagagttccagaaaaacatctgtttctgctttatgaattatgccaaagcctttgactgtgtggatcacaacgaactgttgaaaattcttcaagagatgggaataccagacaacctgacctgactcctgagaaacctgtgtgcaggtcaggaagcaacagttagaactggacatggaacaaaagactggttccaaataggaaaaggagtatgtcaagtctgtatattgtcaccctgcttatttaacttatatgcagagtacatcatgagaaacactggactggatgaagcacaagctggaatcaagattgctgagagaaatatcaataacctcagatatgcagatgacaccacccttatggcagaaagtgaagaagaactaaagagcctcttgatgaaagtgaaagaggagagtgaaaaagttggcttaaagctcaacattcagaaaactaagatcatggcatctggtcccatcacttcatggcaaatagatggggaaacagcagaaagagtgactgactattttggggggctccaaaatcagtgcagatggtgattgcagccatgaaattaaaagacgcttactccttggaaggaaagttatgaccaacctagacagcatattaaaaagcagagacattactttgtcagaaaggtccatctagtcaaggctatggtttttccagcggtcatgtatggatgtgagagttggactataaagaaaactgagcgctgaagaattgatgtttttgaactgtggtattggagaagactcttgagagtcccttggactgcaaggagatccaaccagtcaaaagggatcagccctgagtgttcattggatggagtgatactgaagctgaaactccaatcctttggccacctgatgcaaagagctgactcatttgaaaagaccctgacgctgggaaagatcaagggcaggaggagaaggggatgacagaggatgagcttgttggatggcatccctgactcaatggagatgagtttgggtgaactccgggagttggtgatggacagggaggcctggcatccttcggttcatggggttgcaaggagtcagacacgactgaacaactgaactgaattgattactttgccaacaaaggtccgtctagtcaagactatggtttttccagtagtcatgtatggatgtgagagttggactataaagaaagctgagagccagtgaactgatgcttttaaactgtggtgttggagaagattcttaagagtccctcggactgcaaggaaatccaaccagtccatcctaaaggagatcagccctgagtgttcaatggagatggacagggaggcctggtgtgctgcagtccatagggtcgtaaagagtctgacatgactgagcaactgaactgaactgtactgatatTTCTAAAATCTACCTCTGTTCCACAGTCACACACTTCAAAGCCAAACACACCCAGCCAGGGTGGTAGGGGGCCCTCTTTTGTCAGCCTGGGGCACGGGGTTGGGGAAGGGGGAGCCAACCTGGGGGTTGCCATTCTCACCAGGAGCTCCTTGCTCTCCTTCTCTTCTGTGGAACGAAAGGCCTCATAGTCCTCCAAATCCTTCTTCAAGACCTTCAGCCTGGACTCCAGGAGCTCCTGAAGGAGGGTGAGAAGGAAGACATTGTGGGGAGAAGATTCTGAAACCCCCACGTGGGGCTTCCTGAAACCACCCGGAAGAAAGGGAAGGCCCTGTTCACTGAAGCGGAGGAGGATCAAAGCCACCTCTGGAGGTTGGGATGTTTGCAGCCTACACAGGCTGCACTTAAGGGTACAGGGCAACTGCGAGCTGATTCCAAAGACCTCAGGGTCTCTGGGCCTCAAGACCATCTGTGCACAATGTAGGCTGAAATGCAAGCGCTCCAGCCGCCCAGTCTGCCTAGTCCTATTTTCTGCTCTCCTCACCACCATCAGAAAGGCACCTGGGTAAGAGGGCTGGAGCAGAGTAAGAGCAAAGAACGACCGGGGACTGTGCCGCAGGCCTCCTAGTGCACGCCCCAGCAAGTTGGCAGGAAAGGGAGGCGGCAGGCACCCAGAATCCCAGGTGGCGCTTGGCACTCTTCTCAACCCTGGATCCACTCACCCCCTTAGCCCGACCTCCTGGGAAGGTCGTCTCACTTGGCCACAAGAGGTTAGAGAACATTAAACAGAGCTATGCCCGTGGTAAGGGTTGATAGTAGCAGTAGCAGAtgttggggggagaggggggcggTAAGGGAGGCACTACTAGAAGCCAGGGACCGACAGAAAATCGCCAAATCTGTGGGGCTATTGTGCAGTTGGTCCAGCATGGGCCCCAAAGGAAATGGCGAGGGGTGTGGGAGGCTGGTGACAGAGGGAGAGCCGCGTTGAGTCCCGAAGCTAATGCCAGGCAGCATGCTGCTGccgctactaagtcgcttcagttgtgtccgactctgtgcgaccccatagacggcagctcaccaggctcccccgttcctgggattctccaggcaagaacactggagttgggttgccatttccttctccgatacatgaatatgaaaagtgaaagtgaagtcgcgtccgactcttagcgaccccatggacttgcagcctaccaggctcctccgtccatgggattttccaggcaagagtactggagtggggtgccattgctttctccggcCAGGCAGCATGGGATAGGACAAAAAAAAGCAGGGGCTCACCTGGGCCTTCCTGCGTGCGCGGGAATGTAGAACCGGGACTGGAGGTCCCGAGAACCCGCATGGGTGGGGACGACGCTCACCTTAGCCTCCTGAACCGCCTCGTCCAGCGGCAACACGGCGTGAGCGCGGTGCTCGCGGGCGCGGTCGCACACCACGCAAATGGCCCGTCCGTCGTCCTGGCAGTAGAGCTTGAGCGGTTCGCCGTGCTGCGCGCACCCGGCCGCCACCACCTCCGGAGGCCCGTGTTCTCCTGGCGCGCCGGCTGGCAGGCTGAAACGCCGCAGCAGTGTGGCCACCGCGGCCAGCTGCCGGTTGGGCCGCAGCTGGCTGGGGCGCGCGGGCTCGCGACACTGCGGGCAGGGCAGCGAGAAGGACAGCGTGTGGGACACGGCGGTGGCCCTCGTCCCCGGGCGCTCCCAGCAGCGCGCGATGCAGGCGCGGCAGAAGCTGTGGCCGCACTCGACGGACACTGGCTCGCGGAAGAGCTCCAAGCAGATGGAGCAGGTCGCCTCTCCTTGCAGCTCTGCTGCCAGCGCCAGCGCCTCGGCCCCGGCGCCTGGGCCCGTCCGCGGCCCCACCGCCGCCATGCGCGCCTCCAGCTCACCGAAGTCGGGCGGCGCTGGAGAAGTTGCCGGACCCGACAGTGCTCGGCCAGAGCGGGCGTCCGAGCGGCCGCTGTAAGAGGAAGGACGGGGCTGACGCCGGCTGGCAGAGGCTAGAGCCGAGTGCTCCAGGCTGAGAAACGCTAGAGGAGGGTGCGTCTGGACAGCTGGCGGAGTAGCACAGGTCAAGGGGATCTAAGCGCGGGCCAGTGCCTTGCGTTCCCGCTCTGAGCCCCCTCAATACCCCGCCTTGGCCAGCGGCCTCGGAGGTCCCGCGGCCCTCTCTCCGTCTCTCCCTTATCTCAGCTCTAACGCGAGCCTGCGCTGTCCAAGCCTGACTTCGTGAGAAACGGGCCGGGACAGGTGGAAGCACACGCCCACCTGGGCGCCACTCCCAGTTGCTGCCCGAGGCCGACCCAGCACAGCCCGAGGGTCTGGCGCCGGACCACAGTGTCGGGTTCCCGGAGCACAGGTTTGTCCGGCCCTCTACTAAGTTAAATTTAGAGTCTGGAACCTGACTCTTGCTCCTACCCCCGCCCCCATGAGTGGCCTTTTATCCACTTTTGTAGCTACCTTTCTTGCGATTGTGTCCTCCTCTGCccgtttattctttatttttgtcttttaatgccAGTAATACACTTACAatcaacccccccaccccgcttTATTCAGTGTTATCCTcctcccctaaaaaaaaaaaaaaaaaaaaaaaaaaacccaatcctCTATTGTCTCTTTAGCTTTATTTGTATGGCTCTCCCCAACCCGTCTGGAGCTGCCAATAATATTTGCTGGCACCCGGTCTcccctcaggggcttccctggtggctcagaccttaAAGAGTTTGCTCGCAATTCGAAAactccggtttgatccctggatcgggtagatcccctggagaagagactggctacccactccgatattcttccctggagaattccctggacagaggagtctggcaggttacagtccctggggtcacaatgaatcggacacgactgagcgactaatacacacacgtCTCTCATCACTCCCTCTGGAGGGCACTCGAAGCAGATTTTCTTCCTCAGCCTCCTCAGAAACCGCGCTTGTTAAGGTCACCGGTGACCGCAGCGATCATAAGTCAAAGGTCAAGGCAGGCGGCTTCTTAGGCTTTACCTCCTCTCTCCTCGGATGCTTCCTCCTTCTGGCACCATCTCTTCCTTCCCGGGTACTGTACTCCATGGCTTTTCTCCCACTTCCATGGCTTCCTACCAGCTTCTTGGTCAGCACGGttgtttctcttcctctccctgcccttGCTTGGTCCTTGGACTTTCTGTCTATGCTCACTTCCTTGTGATCTCTTTCCTGCTGGAAAGACTTTCCCCCTGCTCCACGGACAAATCCTCAGCCCAACTCTTCCTAGGATGCCTGGCTCccacagccaactcactgggcaGCATCTTCACATGAAGCATTCTAAGGGAGAGTTACACACTCGTCACGTCCACAATGCACTTCTCTCTGCCCCTCCACCTGCTCTTCCCACAACCTTCCCCAGTACACTCCATTTAACAGCAACTCCATCCGTCGAGGTGCTCAGGCCCAAACCAGTGAGTCTTCTGAGGCTCTCCAAGAGAGGAGAAATGCACAGGACCCACCCCTAGTCCTCAGCATCTCTTCAattcttccacagcatcatcacCTATAATTGATGATCACAAcatttctttccccttctgtccCTCCCCTGCCATATCTTCTCCATCCAGCTGTGAGAACAATCCTGTTAAAATGTTAAGTCAGATAGGGATCCTTCTTTCCTCCAATTCTCCTGTGGCTCCCACCTCTCTCAGAGTAAAAGTTGAAGTCTTCACACTGTCTAAAGGCACTATCTATTCTTTCTCTCCATTCCCTGCATATAAAGTAATAGGAGATGCATCCCCTCATCTCCTATCACTCTCCCCTGCTGCATGGACCCCCTTATTATTCCTGCAATAACATGTCACAAAGCTCCTAACTCAGGGCCTTTAAACTGGCTCTTACCTTTACTTGGACCTCTCTTTTCACGGACACTTTCATGGCTCACATTCCATCTCCTTTCAACCCTTTtcttcaaatgtcacctcctcagaatCATGCTTTACTCCATTCTCTCCCTCAAGGCTGGCTCTATTTTCTCTTTAGCACTCGACCTCCTTGAAACCAGAGCTGATAGATGTAATGAACTATGTCAGTTTTGCTTATGGCCGAACTCTCAGTTTTCTACGGCAGTTCTAGGTACACAATAGAGCTTCATAAACTTTTCTTgggattaattaatttaaatatggcTCAAAATTCAGATGTACAGAGCATTTAACAGTGAAAAACTTTGCCCATCGCCTATGCCCCAGCCCCCTTCCAATCCCAAGCATCAACTTTGCAATTCTGAATTACTTTATACAAATATTGCACACTTTACTACACTCCCTCTTCTCAACAAAACTTGaaacaaaaacttccagatgtacaagctggatctagaaaagacagaggaaccagagatgaaattgccaacgtctgttgaatcatagaaaaagcaagaaaattccagaaaaacatcaacttctgcttcattgactaagcttaaacctttgactgtgtggatcacaacaaactgtggaaaattcttgaagaaatgggaatagcagaccaccttacctgcctcctgagaaactggtATGCATGTCAAgatacaacagttagaaccagacatgaagcaatggactggttccaaatcgggaaaggagtacatcaaggctgtatattgtcaccctgcttatttaacttctgtgcagagtacatcaagtgaaatgccaggctggatgaatcccaagctggaatcaagattgctgggagaaatatcgataacctcagatatgcagatgacaccaccctaatggcagaaagtgaagaggagttaaagagcctcttgacgggggtgaaagagcagagtggaaaaactggcttaaaactcaatattcaaaaaactaagattacggcatccagtcccatcacttcttggcaagtagatggggaaacaataaaagcagtgagagacttattttcttgggctccaaaagcactgcagatggtgactgcagccatgaaatttaaaaaacgctcactccatggaagaaaagctatgacaaacctagacagctcattaaaaagcagacatcactttgccaacaaaggtctgtggactcaagttatggtttttccagtagtcatgcatggatgtgagagctgcaaggtagagaaggctgaatgccaaagaatcgatgctttccaactgtggtgctggagaagacttcttaagagtcccttggacagcaaggagatcaaaccagtaatcctaaaggaaatcaactctaaatattcattggaagggctgatactgaagcttcaatactttggccacctgatgcgaagaactggctcattggaaaagaccctgatgatgggaaagagtgaaggcaggaggaggaggggacaacagaggatgagatggttggatggcattactgactcaatggacatgagtttgagcaagctctggaagatagtgaaggacaaggaagccaggcatgctacagtccatgcggtggcagtcagacacaactgagcgactgaacaactcttCTCGTTGTTTAACAAacgtagctgctgctgctgctgctaagtcgcttcagtcgtgtccgactctgtgcgaccccatagacggcagcccaccgggctcccccatccctgggattctccaggcaagaacactggagtgggttgccatttccttctccaatgcatgtaaatgaaatgaaatgaaatgaaagtaatgaatgtaaaatgaaagtaaaagcgaaagtgaagtcgctcagttgtatccgactcttagtgaccccatgggctgcagcctaccaagctcctccgtccatggaacttTACTACACCTCATCTTACTTTCCTTCTTTTGGCTCAGTTCATTTTTGGGCGTCGTGCCGGATgactttcccttctttttccacCGCTGCCTCCAAGTGTTTATCCTGGTCCTGTGCTCCCCTTGATCGTCACCTCGGTCGAAGTCCACTCGCTCAGAGTCAGCAGAGGACCCTGAAATAGCTCCCAGCGCTGGCCGCTGGCCTTTGCAGGCTTTCGATTGTCACAACTAGCAGATGCCTTTCGTTCGACTGCTCCTTTTGACAATAACCACCTAACAGAAATTAGAGTACCTTCTGTGGCGGGCTGGGgatgtagctcagtggtagagcgcATGCTTTGCATGTATGAggccccgggttcgatccccggcaTCTCCAGGGCGAGTGATGCcttctgttttgctttctctCAACTATAGAGTTTAGAAATGCAGAACCCAAGGAAACACCCTAAGTAAAGCGTGGAGTTTGCACAGGTTGTGGGCACGGCGGCGACCTTCACCCACTCTAGGCTCAACCCCGCGACGGTGCATTTAAACGATGGCATCAGCATGCGAACCTTACCCCTCCTCAGCGCCTGTTTTTCTCAGGGATGGAAAAGAAGGGCTAAGGTGCTGGCAGAAAAGGGACGGAAGTGGGAAGAACGGTCAGTCAAGCATGATTGGTAGAGTTTGAATTTCTCAGGCTGCCAATAATCTTGTCTTTAGTGCCCCAATTTTGTCCCAATTAAATTCAACTTCAAACCTCAAGCTAGATACAACCGGAACCCTTCCTTCAAGTAAAAGTTACTGAAACAGAAGAACTTGTGTGCCCGGCTAGCTCAGTCGGTAGAGCATGAGACTCTTAATCTCAGGGTCGTGGGTTCGAGCCCCACGTTGGGCGACAGGTGTATTTTGTTCTTAACTACCGGAAGGTTGATAGTGAGAAATACTTCTGTCCTTGATCCATGTGTAAGTTGATGTGGGCTTCTTGAtgttactctctctccttttcctacTAACAAAGCAATCTTTTAGAAATTGTTGAAAGAATCCGCCATGCAGTGCAGAGGACGTCAGCTAGAGCTCTGGTCTGGGAGGAACCCGCATTGCcttgggcaactaagcccatgggccacaactgttcagcctgggctctggaggcgtagccacaactactgaagcctagatactccacagcctgtgctccacagcaagagataccactgcaatgagaagcttgtgcaccgcaattagagaaagcacccgcgcagcaaggaagacctggtgcagccaaaaataaataaatattttttaaaattgttcaaaatgtatgtaataaaatttaccatttccactattcttttaaaaaattatagctgatacacaatgtgttagtttctgctatcagcagatatatatatgtgtgtgtgtgtgtgtatgtatgtatgtctgcTATGTGTATATACTttgacatattctttaccattatggtttattaggagatagtgaatatagttccctgtgctatacaattggATCTTGTTCATTTTCACTATTTTAAAGTGCACAATTCTGTGCCTCTAAACATACTTACATTGCTAGGCAACCCTCATCACCATCCATCCTCAGAACTTTTCCATATTGCCCAACTGCAATTCTACCCAATGAACATTAGCTCCCTACCTATCTTTCTCCCTgtccctggcaaccaccgttTTACTCTCTGTCTCTATGCATTTCGCTattctttattgttgtttagtcactaaatcatgtctgactctttgagatcctatgggctgtagcccaccagggatcatctgtccttgggatttcccaggcaagaatactggagcgggttgccatttccttctctgggggaacttccagacccagggatccaactcacttCTTCTGCATTgcctggcggattctttactgctgtgccactcTAGGAACCTCATATAAGatgaatcaaaattatttttcctttgtgattggtttatttcacttagcatgatgtcttcAACATTCTTCCATGttgtagttttggaagtgttggccacagcaatcagagcagaaaaagaaataagaggaattcagataggaaaagaagaagtaaaactctcactctttgcagatgacatgatcctctacatagaaaaccctaaagactctaccagaaaactactagagctaatcaatgaatacagtaatgttgcaggatataaaattaacatacagaaatcccttgcattcatatacactaacaatgagaaaacagaaagagaaattaaggaaacaataccattcaccattgcaacaaaaagaataaaatacttaggagtatatctacctaaagaaatgaaagacctatatatagaaaactataaaacactgatgaaagaaatcaaagaggacacaaatagatggagaaatgtactGTGTTCatagactggaagaatcaatattgtgaaaatgactatactacccaaagcaatctatagattcaatgcaatccctatcaagctaccaatggtatttttcacagaattagaacaaataatttcacaatttgtatggaaatacaaaaaacctcgaatagccaaagcaatcttgagaaagaagaatggaactggaggaatcaacctgcctgacttcaggctctactacaaagccacagtcatcaagacagtatggtactggcacaaagacagaaatatagatcaatggaacagaatagaaagcccagagataaatccatgtacctatggacacgttatcttcgacaaaggagacaaggatatacaatggaaaaaagacaacctctttaacaagtggtgctgggaaaactggtcaaccgcttataaaagaatgaaactagaacacttcctaacaccatacacaaaaataaactcaaaatggattaaagatctaaatgtcagaccagaaactataaaactcctagaggagaacataggcaaaactttctctgacataaatcatagcacgatcctctatgacccacctcccagaatattggaaataaagcaaaaataaacaaatgggacctaattaaacttaaaagcttttgcacaacaaaggaaaccataagcaaggtgaaaagacagccttcagaatggaagaaaataatagcaaacgaagcaacagacaaaggattaatctcaaaaatatcaagcaactcctgaagctcaattccagaaaaataaatgacccaatcaaaaaatgggccaaagaactaaacagacatttctccaaagaagacatacagatggctaacaaacacatgaaaagatgctcaacatcactcattatcagagaaatgcaaatcaaaaccataatgaggtaccattacacaccagtcagagaggctgctatccaaaagtctataagcaataaatgctggagagggtgtggagaaaagggaaccctcttacccaCCGCACATTTGGTGGgactgcaaactagtacagccactatggagaacagtgtggagattccttaaaaaactggaaatagaactgccatatgacccagcaatcccactcctgggcatacacactgaggaaaccagatctgaaagagacacgtgcaccccaatgttcatcgcagcactgtttataatagccaggacatggaagcaacctagatgtccatcagcagatgaatggataaggaagctatggtatatatacactatggaatattactcagccattaaaaagaattcatttgaatcagttctgatgagatggatgaaactggagcccatcatacagagtgaagtaagccagaaagataaagaccaatacagtatactaacatatatatggaatttaaaaagatggtaatgataatcctatatgcaaaacagaaaaagagacacagatgtacagaacagacttttggactctgtgggagaaggcgagggtgggatgttctgagagaatagcattgaaacaagtacactatcaagggtgaaacagatcaccagtccaggttggatgcacaagacaagtgctcagggctggtgcatggggaagacccagagggatgagatggagagggaggcgggaggggggatcgggatggagaacacatgtaaatccatggctgattcatgtcaatgtatggcaaaaaccactacaatattgtgaagtaattagcctccaactaattaaaataaatggaaaaaaaaaacataaaaaaagagaaaaaaataaatgaaaaaaaaaagaataaaataaacttgCAAGTTGATGCTCAtagatctaaaataaataaataaataaaatttactgttCGTTTTGCttcacccttaaaaaaaaataaaagattcttcCAAGTTGTAGCATGCTCCAAATTTCTTCCTTTCAAGGCTAAATAACAGGGGGTTCCCTTgttgctcagacaataaagaatctgactgctttgtgggagaccagggtttgatccctggggtcccaaagaatcagacacgactgagcgactaacactttcatttttcgaTATTCCATTTTAtctatataccatattttgtttatccatttatctctcAGTAAACACTTCAgctcacttcagtcgctcagtcctgtccaactgtttgtgaccccatggactgcagcatgccaagcttccctgtccatcaccaactctccaggcttgctcaaactcatgtccatcaagtccgtgatgccattcaaccatctcatactctgtcgtccccgtctcctcctgccttcaacctttcccagaatcagggtctttt from Dama dama isolate Ldn47 chromosome 9, ASM3311817v1, whole genome shotgun sequence carries:
- the TRIM7 gene encoding E3 ubiquitin-protein ligase TRIM7 isoform X3; the encoded protein is MAAVGPRTGPGAGAEALALAAELQGEATCSICLELFREPVSVECGHSFCRACIARCWERPGTRATAVSHTLSFSLPCPQCREPARPSQLRPNRQLAAVATLLRRFSLPAGAPGEHGPPEVVAAGCAQHGEPLKLYCQDDGRAICVVCDRAREHRAHAVLPLDEAVQEAKELLESRLKVLKKDLEDYEAFRSTEEKESKELLKQMAAEQEKVGAEFQALRAFLVEQEGRLLGRLEELSREVTQKQNENLAQLGDEIAQLSKLSSQIQETMCKPDLDFLQEFKNTLSRGSSGRAGERGKSGADLRPRHGQPPPHPLSGS
- the TRIM7 gene encoding E3 ubiquitin-protein ligase TRIM7 isoform X4 encodes the protein MAAVGPRTGPGAGAEALALAAELQGEATCSICLELFREPVSVECGHSFCRACIARCWERPGTRATAVSHTLSFSLPCPQCREPARPSQLRPNRQLAAVATLLRRFSLPAGAPGEHGPPEVVAAGCAQHGEPLKLYCQDDGRAICVVCDRAREHRAHAVLPLDEAVQEAKELLESRLKVLKKDLEDYEAFRSTEEKESKELLEFKNTLSRGSSGRAGERGKSGADLRPRHGQPPPHPLSGS